A genomic region of Gemmata massiliana contains the following coding sequences:
- a CDS encoding ADP-ribosylglycohydrolase family protein has protein sequence MLLEIAVGDALGAGYEFNDPAIERHKADLLHGYVQHAKHVGITPGMYTDDTQMSIGTAAALISGEPWEPKTLVRHWLAAFHRDRRDGYARGFQAFLESHDTVEAFLADIRPDSDRSGAAMRVGPVGLIADPARVVEMATVQAEVTHRTPGGVASAVAAALVTWYCFHTTEPKKDLPAFLAARVPGYGWDQRWTGRVSVTGTECVAAALTAVVECDSLSAILTHCIRYGGDVDTAAAIAMAAASGSREIRQDLPQHLLDGLENGSYGRDYLVSLDEKLRAATLSSHR, from the coding sequence ATGCTTCTGGAGATCGCCGTCGGCGACGCGCTCGGGGCCGGGTACGAGTTCAACGACCCGGCCATTGAGCGGCACAAAGCCGACCTCCTCCACGGTTACGTCCAGCACGCCAAGCACGTCGGCATCACGCCGGGCATGTACACCGACGACACGCAGATGTCGATCGGCACCGCGGCAGCGCTCATCTCCGGCGAACCCTGGGAGCCGAAAACGCTCGTGCGCCACTGGCTCGCCGCGTTCCATCGCGACCGGCGCGACGGGTACGCACGCGGGTTCCAGGCGTTCCTCGAATCACACGATACAGTCGAAGCGTTTCTAGCCGACATCCGCCCGGACAGCGACCGCTCCGGCGCCGCGATGCGGGTCGGTCCCGTGGGGCTGATCGCGGACCCGGCCCGTGTCGTCGAAATGGCGACCGTTCAGGCCGAAGTCACGCACCGCACCCCGGGCGGAGTCGCTTCCGCGGTCGCGGCGGCGCTGGTGACGTGGTACTGCTTCCACACGACCGAGCCAAAGAAGGATTTGCCCGCGTTTCTGGCTGCCCGCGTGCCGGGATACGGCTGGGACCAGCGGTGGACCGGGCGCGTGAGCGTGACCGGCACGGAGTGCGTCGCGGCGGCTCTCACGGCCGTGGTTGAGTGTGATTCTCTGTCGGCCATTCTAACGCACTGCATCCGATACGGTGGGGACGTGGATACGGCCGCAGCTATTGCGATGGCAGCGGCCTCCGGGTCGCGCGAGATCCGTCAGGATCTGCCACAACACTTGCTCGACGGCCTGGAGAACGGTTCCTACGGCCGCGACTATCTCGTTTCACTCGACGAGAAGCTGCGTGCGGCAACTCTGTCGAGCCACCGGTGA
- a CDS encoding DUF362 domain-containing protein: protein MSSSHALLTRLVALANPDGGYGYHAGKASHPEPTCLALLALATAREPFAQPIANGLACLAHNHQPDGGYRLATGRPEATWPTPIALFARLALGASPQELKPTIDHILSIESRTIAKDPEANDMANDIDLTLVGWPWGATNFGWVEPTSWACLALRSAGLETHPRVQQGLKLLLDRAFDSGGANYGNRVVLGTSTEPIPGPTAVLLLAVQGAVDHPRVDAAVGYLRMHAAKSTDLEHLAWARIALGVHDSDTATRELFPALDQKILALASDPATSPPRPALAALAPAATTPMRLRFGAHAAPAPGTPAHAGSSTAPAPGLFAKITSKFRGVMAAGIAKLKPLPITAAVHIARAPSYDAPLAEILATQFAHFRQALPLAGKRVVIKPNLVEYRPERVINTDPRVVDAVITLCKQEGAAEVIVAEGPGHWRNVQFLVRESGLGAVLDKHGVRFVDINHDEPVKVLNLGRLTRLDHLYMSRTVLSADVLISLPKLKMHHWAGVTLSLKNLFGTLPGICYGWPKNELHWRGISQSIVDISCTHPANLSIVDGITGMEGDGPLHGTAKHVGALVMGLDPVAVDSTCARIMGLPPERIPTLVYAAAKRVGRIVEAEIPQIGEPITAVATKFELPPLIDRELLPAPKQPA, encoded by the coding sequence GTGTCTTCTTCGCACGCACTGCTCACGCGCCTCGTCGCACTCGCCAACCCGGACGGCGGGTACGGGTACCACGCCGGTAAAGCCAGCCACCCGGAACCGACGTGCCTCGCGCTGTTGGCCCTCGCGACCGCGCGCGAGCCGTTCGCCCAGCCGATCGCGAACGGGCTCGCGTGCCTCGCGCACAACCACCAGCCCGACGGCGGGTACCGGCTCGCCACCGGCCGCCCGGAAGCCACCTGGCCCACGCCGATTGCGCTCTTCGCGCGCCTCGCGCTCGGCGCTTCACCACAAGAACTGAAGCCGACGATCGACCACATCCTGTCGATCGAGAGCCGCACGATCGCGAAAGACCCCGAAGCGAACGACATGGCCAACGACATCGACCTGACGCTCGTCGGCTGGCCGTGGGGCGCGACGAATTTCGGGTGGGTGGAACCGACCTCGTGGGCGTGCCTCGCGCTCCGCAGCGCGGGCCTGGAGACGCACCCGCGAGTCCAGCAGGGGCTGAAACTGCTCCTCGACCGCGCGTTCGATAGCGGCGGCGCGAACTACGGGAACCGCGTGGTGCTGGGCACCTCGACCGAGCCGATCCCCGGCCCCACGGCGGTGCTGCTGCTCGCGGTGCAGGGGGCCGTCGACCACCCGCGCGTCGACGCCGCGGTGGGCTACCTGCGGATGCACGCGGCGAAGTCGACCGACCTCGAGCACCTCGCCTGGGCGCGGATCGCACTGGGGGTCCACGACTCCGACACCGCGACGCGCGAGCTGTTCCCGGCGCTGGACCAGAAGATCCTCGCCCTCGCGAGCGACCCGGCCACCAGCCCCCCCCGGCCCGCGCTCGCGGCCCTCGCGCCCGCGGCCACGACCCCGATGCGCCTGCGGTTCGGCGCGCACGCCGCTCCCGCCCCGGGCACCCCGGCCCACGCCGGCAGTTCGACCGCGCCGGCCCCCGGGCTGTTCGCGAAGATTACGTCGAAGTTCCGCGGGGTCATGGCTGCGGGTATCGCGAAGCTGAAACCGCTCCCGATCACGGCGGCGGTTCACATCGCCCGCGCGCCGAGCTACGACGCGCCGCTGGCGGAGATCCTCGCGACGCAGTTCGCGCACTTCCGGCAAGCCCTTCCACTTGCTGGAAAGCGCGTCGTAATCAAACCGAACCTCGTGGAGTACCGGCCGGAACGGGTGATTAACACCGACCCGCGGGTCGTGGATGCGGTCATCACCCTGTGCAAGCAGGAGGGCGCGGCAGAGGTCATCGTCGCGGAAGGGCCGGGGCACTGGCGGAACGTGCAGTTCCTCGTGCGCGAGAGCGGCCTGGGCGCGGTGCTCGACAAGCACGGCGTCCGGTTCGTGGACATCAACCACGACGAGCCGGTGAAGGTGCTGAACCTGGGCCGGCTCACGCGCCTCGACCACCTCTACATGTCGCGCACGGTTCTGAGCGCCGACGTGCTGATCTCGCTCCCGAAGCTGAAAATGCACCACTGGGCCGGGGTGACGCTTTCTCTGAAGAACCTGTTCGGCACGCTCCCGGGGATCTGCTACGGGTGGCCGAAGAACGAGCTGCACTGGCGCGGCATCTCCCAGAGCATCGTGGACATCAGTTGCACGCACCCGGCGAACCTGTCCATCGTGGATGGTATCACGGGAATGGAGGGCGACGGCCCGCTCCACGGCACCGCCAAGCACGTCGGCGCGCTCGTCATGGGCCTGGACCCGGTCGCGGTCGATTCGACGTGCGCGCGGATCATGGGGCTCCCGCCGGAGCGCATCCCCACGCTCGTTTACGCGGCGGCGAAGCGCGTCGGGCGGATCGTGGAGGCCGAAATTCCGCAGATCGGCGAACCGATCACCGCGGTCGCGACGAAGTTCGAACTGCCGCCGCTCATCGACCGCGAGCTGCTCCCCGCTCCGAAGCAACCCGCGTGA
- the larC gene encoding nickel pincer cofactor biosynthesis protein LarC codes for MPRDTDFGHYNTVIREEEVVRVAHFDCFSGISGDMVLGAVIDAGVPADAIRAALDSLGLPIQLEVERVKRCGFAATKATVEAADQEDYRFLPDVEAILAKGALTPKQRELATAIFRKVAVAESVAHGMPLERVHFHEVGALDSIADIVGAAVGLDLLGVEKFTSSPVPTGSGTVKCAHGIMPVPTPGTAELLKGVPLAPSVIKTELTTPTGAAILTTVVTEYTATPVMTIERIGHGSGTKDFIEQPNLLRLMVGTAAAERGQTEVDTVAVLETNLDDIAPEVIGFCTERLFACGALDVFAVPIQMKKGRPGVLLSVICAPDKVNELEAILFRETGTFGVRRTTATRAKLRREAVTVETPWGVVRAKRGWRADGFAVLTPEYEDCARVAREHNVPLRDVFAAVARA; via the coding sequence ATGCCACGCGATACCGACTTCGGCCACTACAACACCGTCATACGGGAGGAAGAAGTCGTGCGCGTTGCTCATTTCGATTGTTTCAGCGGCATCAGCGGGGACATGGTTCTCGGCGCGGTGATCGACGCGGGCGTGCCGGCCGACGCGATCCGAGCCGCGCTCGATTCGCTCGGTTTGCCCATTCAGCTCGAAGTAGAACGTGTGAAGCGGTGCGGGTTCGCGGCGACGAAAGCGACCGTCGAGGCCGCGGACCAGGAGGACTACCGCTTCCTGCCGGACGTGGAGGCGATTCTCGCGAAGGGGGCGCTCACGCCCAAACAGCGCGAACTCGCGACGGCGATCTTCCGCAAGGTCGCGGTCGCGGAATCGGTCGCCCACGGGATGCCGCTCGAACGGGTCCACTTCCACGAGGTCGGGGCGCTCGACAGCATCGCGGACATCGTCGGCGCGGCGGTCGGTTTGGACCTGCTCGGGGTAGAGAAGTTCACCAGTTCGCCGGTCCCCACCGGGAGCGGAACGGTCAAGTGTGCCCACGGCATCATGCCCGTTCCGACCCCGGGTACTGCGGAACTGCTGAAGGGCGTGCCGCTCGCGCCGTCTGTTATCAAAACCGAACTCACTACGCCCACCGGCGCGGCAATCCTGACCACCGTCGTGACGGAGTACACGGCCACTCCCGTGATGACCATCGAGCGTATCGGGCACGGGTCGGGCACCAAGGACTTCATCGAGCAACCGAACTTATTGCGCCTGATGGTGGGCACAGCGGCTGCCGAGCGGGGCCAGACCGAAGTTGATACCGTCGCGGTGCTGGAAACGAACCTGGACGACATCGCGCCGGAGGTGATCGGCTTCTGTACGGAGCGTCTGTTCGCGTGCGGGGCGCTCGACGTTTTCGCGGTGCCAATTCAGATGAAGAAGGGCCGGCCCGGGGTGCTTCTCAGCGTGATCTGCGCGCCCGACAAGGTGAACGAACTCGAAGCGATCCTGTTCCGCGAAACGGGCACGTTCGGCGTCCGCCGCACGACCGCGACGCGGGCGAAGTTGCGGCGCGAGGCCGTCACGGTGGAGACGCCGTGGGGGGTAGTTCGGGCCAAGCGCGGGTGGCGCGCGGACGGGTTCGCGGTGCTCACGCCCGAGTACGAGGACTGCGCCCGGGTCGCGCGCGAGCACAACGTTCCGCTGCGCGACGTGTTCGCGGCCGTGGCCCGAGCGTGA
- the alaS gene encoding alanine--tRNA ligase, which translates to MLSSSEIRQQFIDFFCKKHGHTNIASSPVVPHDDPTLLFANAGMNQFKPYFLGTEKPPHVRVANTQKCIRAGGKHNDLDDVGKDTYHHTFFEMLGNWSFGDYFKKEAIAWAWELLTQVWKLDPTRLHVTVFEGDPGANIPRDDEAAGYWKEVGVPESHIHLGNKKDNFWEMGNTGPCGPCTEVHYDHTPDKSGGPLVNGGTDKVIEIWNLVFIQFNRNEDQSLTPLPAQHVDTGMGFERITKVIQGKNSNYDTDVFMPLFAAIHKVTKSDKPYGGVLEDLKDTAYRVIADHIRTLTFALTDGATIGNVGRDYVLKRILRRAERYGYQVLGTTEPFLYQLVPTVVEHFGDAFPELKKNPHKVIDQIRDEELAFLRTLRRGITLFDRIAGEMKKTGRTQVSGEEAFKLHDTYGVLIDITQQMAQEQGLTVDVPGFEEAMKRAQDLARGGGKKFVVTAVKGDLPATDDLPKFGSAPVSAKVLGWVKDNAVVTSGKLAAGENVALLLDRTCFYGEQGGQVGDTGTIRSAGADFEVEETQRLGETVLHVGTLHEGELSVGDTVEAIQTTSRRIDIMRNHTATHLLNLALREVLGSHVEQKGSLVDETKTRFDFSHDKPVTAEQLQEIERRVNRQVVLDQPVAAVVLPLAQAQKLPGVRAVFGEKYPDPVRVVMVGAESPDKLTHDNSVEFCGGTHLPRTGLIGYFKISSQEGVAKGIRRITAATGKPAYDDVQTRSAIVDELAATFQCRPDELQTRVGVLQDQVKALQTQLKKAVGAALTGVVDELIASAPEVGGAKVVVAKLPDGASNETVRTQIDRVKQKCGSAFVVFGWSEGEGNASLIAAVTPDLVKKGLKAGDVVKQIAPVIGGGGGGKPDMAQAGGKEPAKLSEALQKADRLGRDLLAK; encoded by the coding sequence ATGCTCTCTTCCAGCGAAATCCGCCAGCAGTTCATCGACTTCTTTTGCAAGAAGCACGGGCACACGAACATCGCGTCGTCCCCGGTGGTACCGCACGACGACCCCACGCTGCTGTTCGCCAACGCGGGCATGAACCAGTTCAAGCCGTACTTCCTCGGCACCGAGAAACCGCCCCACGTTCGGGTCGCGAACACGCAGAAGTGCATCCGCGCGGGCGGGAAGCACAACGACCTCGACGACGTGGGTAAGGACACGTACCACCACACGTTCTTCGAGATGCTCGGGAACTGGAGCTTCGGGGACTACTTCAAGAAGGAAGCGATCGCGTGGGCGTGGGAGCTGCTCACGCAGGTGTGGAAGCTCGACCCGACGCGGCTACACGTCACCGTGTTCGAGGGCGACCCGGGCGCGAACATCCCGCGCGACGACGAGGCCGCGGGGTACTGGAAAGAGGTCGGCGTGCCCGAGTCGCACATCCACCTCGGTAACAAGAAGGACAACTTCTGGGAGATGGGCAACACCGGGCCGTGCGGTCCCTGCACCGAGGTGCACTACGACCACACGCCGGACAAGAGCGGCGGGCCGCTCGTAAACGGAGGAACGGACAAGGTCATCGAGATCTGGAACCTCGTGTTCATCCAGTTCAACCGGAACGAGGACCAGAGCCTCACGCCGCTGCCGGCGCAGCACGTCGATACGGGCATGGGCTTCGAGCGGATCACGAAGGTGATCCAGGGGAAGAACAGCAACTACGACACCGATGTGTTCATGCCGCTGTTCGCGGCGATTCACAAGGTCACGAAGAGCGACAAGCCCTACGGGGGCGTGCTCGAAGACCTGAAGGACACCGCGTACCGCGTGATCGCGGACCACATCCGGACGCTTACGTTCGCGCTCACGGACGGCGCGACCATCGGCAACGTCGGCCGCGATTATGTGCTGAAGCGCATCCTACGCCGGGCCGAGCGCTACGGCTACCAGGTGCTCGGCACGACCGAACCGTTCCTGTACCAGCTCGTGCCAACGGTGGTGGAGCACTTCGGCGATGCGTTCCCGGAACTGAAGAAGAACCCGCACAAGGTCATCGATCAGATCCGCGACGAGGAGCTGGCGTTCCTGCGCACGCTGCGCCGCGGGATCACGCTGTTCGACCGCATCGCGGGGGAGATGAAGAAGACCGGCCGCACGCAGGTGAGCGGCGAGGAGGCGTTCAAGCTCCACGACACCTACGGCGTACTCATCGACATCACGCAGCAGATGGCCCAGGAGCAGGGGCTGACGGTGGACGTGCCCGGGTTTGAAGAGGCCATGAAGCGCGCCCAAGATCTGGCGCGTGGGGGCGGGAAGAAATTCGTGGTGACGGCCGTGAAGGGCGACTTGCCCGCAACGGACGATCTGCCCAAGTTCGGTAGCGCCCCCGTAAGCGCGAAGGTGCTCGGCTGGGTGAAGGACAACGCGGTCGTGACGTCCGGTAAACTCGCGGCGGGCGAAAACGTCGCGCTGCTACTCGACCGGACATGTTTCTACGGCGAGCAAGGCGGGCAGGTCGGCGATACGGGTACGATCCGCTCGGCGGGTGCCGATTTCGAGGTGGAAGAGACGCAGCGGCTCGGCGAAACGGTACTCCACGTCGGCACGCTGCACGAGGGCGAGCTGTCCGTCGGGGACACGGTCGAAGCGATCCAGACGACCTCGCGCCGCATCGACATCATGCGGAACCACACCGCCACGCACTTGCTGAACCTCGCTCTGCGCGAGGTTCTGGGCAGCCACGTCGAGCAGAAGGGCTCGCTCGTGGACGAAACCAAGACGCGCTTCGATTTCAGCCACGACAAGCCGGTCACGGCGGAACAGCTCCAGGAGATCGAGCGCCGGGTGAACCGGCAGGTCGTGCTCGATCAGCCCGTTGCTGCCGTCGTGCTGCCGCTCGCACAGGCTCAGAAGTTGCCCGGCGTGCGCGCGGTGTTCGGCGAGAAGTACCCGGACCCGGTCCGCGTGGTGATGGTCGGGGCCGAATCGCCGGACAAACTGACGCACGACAACTCGGTGGAGTTCTGCGGCGGCACGCACCTGCCGCGAACGGGCCTCATCGGGTACTTCAAGATCTCGTCGCAGGAGGGGGTCGCGAAGGGCATCCGGCGCATCACCGCGGCGACGGGTAAGCCGGCCTACGACGACGTCCAGACCCGCAGCGCGATCGTGGACGAACTCGCGGCGACGTTCCAGTGCCGGCCCGACGAACTCCAGACGCGCGTGGGCGTTCTTCAGGATCAGGTGAAGGCGCTTCAGACGCAACTCAAGAAGGCCGTCGGCGCGGCCCTGACGGGCGTGGTGGACGAACTGATCGCGTCCGCGCCGGAGGTAGGCGGCGCGAAGGTCGTGGTCGCGAAACTGCCCGACGGCGCGAGCAACGAAACCGTGCGCACGCAGATCGACCGCGTGAAGCAGAAGTGCGGGTCGGCGTTCGTGGTGTTCGGTTGGTCGGAGGGCGAGGGGAACGCTTCGCTCATCGCCGCGGTCACGCCTGACCTGGTCAAGAAGGGGCTGAAGGCCGGTGACGTCGTGAAGCAGATTGCCCCGGTCATCGGCGGGGGCGGCGGCGGTAAGCCCGACATGGCGCAAGCCGGCGGGAAGGAACCGGCGAAGCTGTCCGAAGCGCTCCAGAAGGCCGACCGCTTGGGTCGCGACCTGCTGGCGAAGTAA
- a CDS encoding DedA family protein, with protein sequence MEEFFSQVWNIVTTLVDPRNLSHPEKFQEALAPQGVYWAALVAVTLIVFTETGLLIGFLLPGDSLLVVLGIVAQIGDWNLVPFLVCLCAAAIIGDAVGYWIGWKAGPAIFNRPSSRFFKQEYLQRARAFYEKHGGKTIIIARFIPIVRTFVPVVAGAARMEFRTFLSYNVFGGIGWIVSMILFGYYLIPIANPPMRALLGDPTFTWAKHIDKVVVVVVFLSILPILWKGFKHWRDGRKAPDAAVAAVTAVPPTGAPAVESPAPVAPAASAASTK encoded by the coding sequence ATGGAAGAGTTCTTCTCGCAGGTCTGGAACATCGTCACCACACTCGTCGACCCACGGAACCTGAGCCACCCCGAGAAGTTCCAGGAAGCACTCGCGCCGCAGGGCGTGTACTGGGCCGCGCTGGTCGCGGTGACGCTGATCGTGTTCACCGAGACCGGGCTCTTGATCGGGTTCCTGTTGCCCGGCGATTCGCTCCTGGTGGTGCTGGGGATCGTCGCCCAGATCGGTGACTGGAACCTGGTTCCGTTCCTGGTCTGCCTGTGCGCCGCGGCGATCATCGGCGACGCGGTGGGCTACTGGATCGGGTGGAAGGCGGGTCCGGCGATCTTCAACCGCCCGTCGAGCCGGTTCTTCAAGCAAGAGTACCTGCAGCGCGCGAGGGCCTTCTACGAGAAGCACGGCGGGAAGACGATCATCATCGCGCGGTTCATCCCCATCGTGCGGACGTTCGTGCCCGTGGTGGCCGGGGCCGCGCGAATGGAGTTCCGCACGTTCCTGTCCTACAACGTGTTCGGCGGCATCGGCTGGATCGTGAGCATGATCCTGTTCGGCTACTACCTGATCCCGATCGCCAACCCGCCGATGCGGGCGCTGCTCGGCGACCCGACCTTCACCTGGGCGAAGCACATCGACAAGGTGGTGGTGGTGGTCGTGTTCCTGTCGATCCTGCCCATCCTGTGGAAGGGCTTCAAGCACTGGCGCGACGGGCGGAAAGCCCCCGACGCCGCGGTCGCGGCAGTCACGGCCGTTCCGCCGACGGGAGCACCCGCGGTCGAATCGCCGGCCCCCGTTGCCCCGGCCGCGAGCGCAGCGTCGACCAAGTAG
- a CDS encoding TIGR03067 domain-containing protein, which translates to MRPVMVVAVLALAGFTARADEKDAAKRLEGTYEVVEVLVAGKPDAKKDEVKSFEIKDGELIIKLDKRNETAKFTLDPSKKPGHIDLTSKNDMKIEGIYEAKETDKGLELTIAFAHGGKSERPKDFKGQGESDTVIKLFRKK; encoded by the coding sequence ATGCGCCCAGTCATGGTAGTTGCGGTTCTCGCGCTCGCCGGTTTCACGGCCCGCGCGGACGAGAAGGACGCGGCCAAGAGGCTCGAAGGCACCTACGAGGTGGTGGAAGTCCTCGTCGCCGGGAAACCCGACGCGAAGAAGGACGAAGTGAAGTCGTTCGAGATCAAGGACGGCGAGCTCATCATCAAACTCGACAAGCGCAACGAGACCGCGAAGTTCACGCTCGACCCGTCCAAGAAGCCGGGCCACATCGATCTCACGTCTAAAAATGACATGAAGATCGAGGGGATTTACGAGGCGAAGGAGACAGACAAGGGGCTGGAACTCACGATCGCGTTCGCGCACGGTGGTAAGAGCGAGCGCCCGAAGGACTTTAAGGGCCAGGGCGAAAGCGACACGGTCATCAAGTTGTTCCGCAAGAAGTAG
- a CDS encoding TIGR03067 domain-containing protein: protein MKRFAGAFAALILALGGVVLADEKAIKELEGTYKMAAAEKGGKAAPKELTDVAVVTIKGDELTIAFGPDEKKVAKIKVTADAKPATIDLSPTEGAEKGKTFPGIYKFEKGELTLAFTEKTERPKEFKSDEDVILLKLKKSEK from the coding sequence ATGAAACGATTCGCTGGCGCCTTCGCGGCCCTAATCCTCGCACTCGGCGGCGTGGTTCTCGCCGACGAAAAGGCCATCAAGGAGCTGGAAGGGACGTACAAGATGGCCGCCGCCGAGAAGGGCGGCAAGGCGGCGCCGAAGGAACTGACCGACGTGGCCGTTGTCACCATCAAGGGCGACGAACTGACCATCGCCTTCGGGCCGGACGAAAAGAAGGTGGCCAAGATCAAGGTGACCGCCGACGCGAAGCCCGCGACCATCGATCTCAGCCCCACTGAGGGCGCCGAGAAGGGCAAGACGTTCCCCGGCATCTACAAGTTCGAGAAGGGTGAACTCACGCTCGCGTTTACCGAGAAGACCGAGCGCCCGAAGGAGTTCAAGTCGGACGAGGACGTGATCCTGCTGAAGCTCAAGAAGTCCGAGAAGTAA
- the kbl gene encoding glycine C-acetyltransferase: protein MPADDINAFLRTQLDDLKTKGLYKAERRISSPQMSGITVNGAEVVNFCANNYLGLANHPEIVSAAQDGLKEWGYGLSSVRFICGTQDIHKRCEQQIARFFGKGDSILYISCFDSNGGLFEPLLTEQDAILSDELNHASIIDGVRLCKAQRFRYKHNDMADLKSKLEEAKNCRFKMIFTDSVFSMDGDLAKLPDICQLADQYKAAVGIDDCHATGHLGATGRGGAEELGVLDRIDVITGTLGKTLGGASGGFTAASAEIVDWLRNRSRPYLFSNSVPPSLVAAGMKALELAENATELRAKLKANTARLRGALEAAGFTIKPGPTPILPVMLGDAAVATNMANELLKRGIYVIGFSYPVVPHGQARIRMQVSAAHTPEQIDRAIAAFTEVGKQLGVLK, encoded by the coding sequence ATGCCGGCCGACGACATCAATGCGTTCCTTCGCACCCAACTCGACGACCTCAAAACCAAAGGTTTGTACAAGGCCGAGCGCCGGATTTCCTCGCCGCAAATGTCGGGCATCACGGTGAACGGCGCCGAGGTCGTGAACTTCTGCGCGAACAACTACCTCGGTCTCGCGAACCACCCCGAGATCGTGAGCGCGGCACAGGACGGGCTCAAAGAATGGGGTTATGGGCTTTCCAGCGTGCGGTTCATTTGCGGCACGCAGGACATCCACAAGCGCTGCGAGCAGCAGATCGCCCGGTTCTTCGGTAAGGGCGACAGCATCCTCTACATTTCGTGCTTCGACTCCAACGGCGGGCTGTTCGAGCCGCTCCTCACGGAACAGGACGCGATCCTGTCCGACGAACTCAACCACGCCTCAATCATCGACGGCGTCCGGCTCTGCAAGGCCCAGCGCTTCCGCTACAAGCACAACGACATGGCGGACCTGAAGTCGAAGCTGGAAGAGGCGAAGAACTGCCGGTTCAAGATGATCTTCACCGACAGCGTGTTCAGCATGGACGGCGACCTCGCCAAACTGCCCGACATCTGTCAACTCGCCGACCAGTACAAGGCCGCGGTGGGGATCGACGACTGCCACGCGACCGGGCACCTGGGCGCTACCGGGCGCGGGGGCGCGGAGGAACTCGGAGTTCTGGACCGCATCGACGTCATCACGGGTACGCTCGGTAAGACGCTCGGCGGTGCGAGCGGTGGGTTCACCGCGGCGAGCGCTGAGATCGTGGACTGGCTGCGGAACCGGTCGCGGCCGTACCTGTTCTCGAACAGCGTGCCGCCGTCACTGGTCGCGGCCGGAATGAAGGCGCTGGAACTCGCCGAGAACGCGACCGAACTGCGTGCGAAGCTCAAAGCGAACACGGCGCGCCTCCGCGGCGCGCTCGAAGCGGCCGGGTTCACGATCAAGCCCGGCCCGACCCCGATCCTCCCCGTCATGCTCGGCGACGCGGCCGTCGCAACGAACATGGCGAACGAACTGCTGAAGCGCGGCATTTACGTGATCGGGTTCAGCTACCCGGTGGTGCCACACGGCCAGGCACGCATCCGGATGCAAGTGTCCGCGGCGCACACGCCTGAACAGATCGACCGCGCGATCGCTGCATTTACGGAAGTCGGCAAGCAACTCGGCGTGCTGAAGTAA